Proteins from a genomic interval of Verrucomicrobiota bacterium:
- a CDS encoding dihydropteroate synthase, with amino-acid sequence MLNLEQLAELLERNRAAANTRVKEFSIGGQQFDFDSQPGIMGVINLSPDSWYRESVCLTTESAVQRGKVLREQGADIVDLGAESTLAHAERMDVAAQSGKLLPVIKGLRAANIPVSAETYQPAVARNCLEAGANILNLTGTAGSEEIFRLVADHDAAVIICYVQGRNVREVGDFDFSADPVALMRDYFSKQIEIATHAGVEKILIDPGLGFYYRNLRDSAVRVRHQMNVFLNTFRLRAYGYPVCHALPHAFEYFGEEVRCAEPFFAVLAALGKTDLFRTHEVARVKAVLDTLKVF; translated from the coding sequence GTGCTGAACCTCGAACAACTTGCCGAACTGCTGGAGCGAAATCGTGCCGCAGCAAACACGCGGGTGAAGGAGTTTTCCATTGGCGGCCAACAGTTCGATTTCGATTCCCAACCAGGGATCATGGGCGTCATCAATCTGTCCCCCGATTCTTGGTATCGGGAAAGCGTGTGTCTGACGACGGAATCAGCGGTTCAACGCGGCAAAGTTCTGCGCGAGCAGGGCGCGGACATCGTTGATCTCGGCGCGGAATCAACCCTCGCCCACGCAGAGCGCATGGACGTCGCGGCGCAAAGCGGCAAATTGCTTCCCGTCATCAAAGGTCTGCGCGCCGCGAACATTCCAGTGTCAGCGGAAACGTATCAACCGGCGGTCGCCCGCAACTGTCTCGAAGCCGGCGCGAACATTTTGAATCTGACCGGCACGGCGGGCAGTGAGGAAATCTTTCGCCTGGTGGCCGACCACGATGCGGCGGTCATCATTTGCTACGTACAAGGAAGGAACGTGCGCGAAGTCGGAGATTTTGATTTCAGCGCTGATCCGGTCGCATTGATGCGCGATTATTTCTCCAAGCAGATAGAAATCGCCACGCACGCCGGCGTGGAGAAAATATTGATCGATCCTGGCCTGGGCTTTTACTACCGCAATTTGCGGGACAGCGCGGTGCGGGTGCGGCATCAAATGAACGTGTTCCTGAATACGTTTCGGTTGCGGGCATACGGCTACCCGGTTTGCCACGCGCTGCCCCACGCCTTTGAATATTTCGGCGAGGAAGTGCGCTGTGCCGAGCCGTTCTTTGCGGTGCTGGCGGCGTTGGGCAAGACAGACTTGTTCCGCACTCACGAAGTGGCTCGCGTCAAGGCCGTGCTGGATACGTTGAAAGTGTTTTGA
- a CDS encoding putative toxin-antitoxin system toxin component, PIN family — MIPVVFDTGVLISAIGWRGPAHRCLTLVARRQCRLVVSAEILAEYQTRVPEVLARQAPRANALGALAWVRAKALWTEPSPLGKQRSRDFKDERFLAAALAVGAKVIVSYDRDLLVLEKPFGIPIMRPRAFLLWMQENS, encoded by the coding sequence GTGATCCCTGTCGTATTTGATACGGGCGTTCTCATCAGTGCCATCGGGTGGCGCGGCCCGGCGCATCGGTGCCTCACCCTCGTGGCGAGAAGGCAGTGCAGATTGGTCGTGTCGGCGGAAATCCTCGCGGAGTATCAAACGCGTGTCCCCGAAGTGCTCGCGAGACAGGCACCGCGGGCGAACGCCTTGGGCGCGTTGGCTTGGGTGCGTGCCAAGGCGCTGTGGACAGAGCCGTCTCCATTGGGCAAACAGCGATCGCGGGACTTCAAGGACGAGAGATTCCTCGCCGCAGCTCTGGCGGTCGGAGCCAAGGTCATCGTGAGCTACGACCGCGACCTGTTAGTTCTTGAAAAGCCTTTCGGCATTCCGATTATGCGACCGCGCGCTTTCCTGCTGTGGATGCAGGAGAATTCCTGA
- a CDS encoding type II toxin-antitoxin system ParD family antitoxin, which translates to MQVSLPGELSGYVERKVKSGRYEDPGEVVREALRKMEAGELADELRDFERAFAGGHDRSETEDDVRRIEAAVQAGRKT; encoded by the coding sequence ATTCAGGTGTCACTGCCGGGCGAGTTGAGCGGCTACGTCGAGCGAAAGGTCAAAAGCGGGCGCTACGAAGACCCCGGCGAGGTCGTTCGCGAAGCTCTGCGCAAGATGGAAGCGGGCGAGCTGGCAGATGAACTCAGGGATTTCGAACGCGCGTTTGCGGGTGGCCATGACCGGTCCGAGACGGAGGACGACGTTCGCCGCATTGAGGCTGCCGTTCAAGCCGGTCGCAAGACGTGA
- a CDS encoding exo-alpha-sialidase, with the protein MKTLLSTRLALAGTLALFSHTALAQTWQTVDDFQVVSNHVAEPYAMTVDAQGSIYVAGMYQNGELGFRNGLVRRSTDQGASWTTIEDYGYPDPTNHVVVFTAIGLDAHQNLYAVGLTGLGAADASDRLVVRKSADGGATWATTLDFAAPKALNGTATIGSPAFAADAAGAIYVSVVYNAGAFILKSTDAGGTWISWNAGAWVRGMAITSSGLFAAQALGGPWGMVKKSLNAGATWTTVDSYTPPGFNGTGNLEALCADWTGNLYVGGFANINVTTKKTTTTTYNWIVRKGTNGGATWNTQVVIPTGGNCMLNGLDADPVGNVYAVGLVDDTTGHHRWIVEKGANQGASWTLVDNYGPLLTAFATAVTCDAAGGVYVCGLALLPSGTQGHWVVRKQVGP; encoded by the coding sequence ATGAAAACACTCCTATCCACGCGACTGGCCCTGGCGGGCACGCTCGCTTTATTCTCCCACACCGCCCTCGCCCAAACCTGGCAGACGGTGGATGACTTCCAGGTGGTCAGCAACCACGTGGCCGAGCCTTACGCGATGACGGTGGATGCCCAAGGGTCCATTTATGTCGCGGGCATGTACCAGAATGGCGAGCTTGGCTTCCGCAACGGGTTGGTGCGGCGCAGCACCGACCAGGGGGCAAGTTGGACCACCATCGAAGATTACGGTTACCCCGATCCCACCAACCACGTTGTTGTCTTCACCGCCATCGGCCTCGACGCGCACCAAAACCTCTACGCCGTCGGCCTGACCGGACTGGGCGCCGCGGATGCCTCCGACCGGTTGGTTGTGCGCAAGAGCGCCGATGGCGGCGCGACTTGGGCCACCACCCTGGATTTCGCCGCCCCCAAGGCTCTGAACGGGACCGCAACAATTGGAAGTCCCGCGTTTGCCGCGGACGCAGCCGGCGCGATTTACGTCAGCGTGGTTTACAATGCCGGTGCTTTCATCCTGAAAAGCACAGACGCCGGTGGTACCTGGATTTCCTGGAATGCAGGGGCTTGGGTGAGAGGGATGGCCATTACCTCGAGCGGGCTTTTCGCCGCCCAAGCGCTGGGCGGCCCTTGGGGGATGGTGAAGAAGAGCCTGAATGCCGGAGCAACGTGGACGACTGTGGACAGCTACACGCCGCCCGGCTTCAATGGCACGGGTAACTTGGAGGCTCTTTGCGCGGACTGGACCGGCAACCTTTACGTCGGGGGATTTGCCAATATCAATGTCACCACCAAGAAAACGACGACCACCACCTATAATTGGATCGTCCGCAAGGGAACCAATGGCGGCGCCACTTGGAACACGCAGGTGGTCATCCCGACCGGCGGCAACTGTATGCTGAACGGACTCGACGCCGATCCCGTCGGCAACGTCTATGCCGTGGGACTGGTGGACGACACTACGGGTCATCACCGTTGGATCGTCGAGAAAGGGGCCAACCAAGGCGCGAGTTGGACTTTGGTGGACAACTACGGCCCGTTGCTCACTGCGTTCGCTACGGCCGTCACGTGCGATGCCGCCGGCGGCGTGTATGTCTGCGGACTGGCTTTGTTACCGTCCGGAACGCAGGGTCATTGGGTGGTCCGAAAGCAAGTGGGGCCCTGA